In the Pseudanabaena sp. PCC 7367 genome, one interval contains:
- a CDS encoding mercuric reductase: MTSPAFDRVTVPPMDEYNQKLVNHLHPNDWVNPKPTGVYDLVVIGAGTAGLVVAAGSAGLDIGLKIAIIEKHLMGGDCLNVGCVPSKCVIRSSRVVGEMRNAATFGIGVPENIKIDFPAVMQRMRKLRAGISHHDSAQRFASLGIDVFLGSGTFTGENTIAVGDRTLQFKKAVIATGARAVRPKIDGIEGVGYLTNETVFNLTTRPNRLAVIGGGPIGCELAQSFRRLGCEVVLLHRGSHILNKEDADAADIVQNVFDREGLQVELGIKLTRATQSETGKVLHFEQNGQLRSIEVDEILVGAGRAANVEGLNLEQMGVKYDKYGVHVDDYLQTSNPQILAAGDICKGYWKFTHAAESAAVIVIKNALLSPFGLTKYKVSDLTMPWVTFTDPEIAHVGMYEHEAQEKGISVSTIKVPMDTVDRAIADSETEGFVKVHHKTGSDKILGATIVAPHAGEMISEVTMAMYNKIGLKKIASVIHPYPVQADGIKKAAAAYRKTLVTPMAKKLLKFINKLSG; the protein is encoded by the coding sequence ATGACCAGCCCAGCTTTCGATCGCGTGACCGTGCCCCCAATGGATGAATATAACCAGAAATTGGTTAATCATCTCCATCCCAATGATTGGGTGAACCCGAAGCCCACTGGTGTATATGACCTGGTGGTAATTGGTGCAGGCACAGCCGGACTGGTGGTAGCGGCTGGTTCGGCGGGGCTGGATATTGGCTTAAAGATAGCGATCATCGAAAAGCACCTGATGGGCGGCGATTGCTTGAATGTGGGCTGTGTGCCATCTAAATGTGTAATTCGTTCTTCGCGGGTGGTGGGTGAAATGAGGAATGCGGCCACCTTCGGCATTGGTGTGCCTGAAAACATCAAAATCGACTTTCCGGCAGTGATGCAAAGAATGCGCAAGTTGCGAGCTGGCATCAGTCACCATGACTCTGCCCAACGCTTTGCCAGCCTGGGAATCGATGTTTTTCTGGGCAGTGGCACTTTCACTGGCGAAAACACGATCGCGGTGGGCGATCGCACCTTGCAATTCAAGAAAGCAGTGATCGCTACTGGTGCAAGAGCCGTTCGCCCCAAAATTGATGGCATTGAAGGGGTTGGCTATCTAACCAATGAAACTGTATTTAACCTCACTACCAGGCCAAATCGATTGGCAGTAATCGGTGGCGGACCGATCGGTTGTGAATTGGCACAATCATTCCGGCGGTTAGGTTGTGAAGTCGTGCTATTACATCGTGGTTCGCATATTCTCAATAAAGAAGATGCCGATGCCGCCGATATTGTCCAGAACGTATTCGATCGAGAAGGTTTGCAGGTAGAGCTGGGCATAAAACTAACTCGCGCTACCCAATCGGAAACTGGCAAGGTGTTGCACTTCGAGCAGAATGGCCAACTCCGATCGATCGAAGTGGATGAAATCCTGGTGGGGGCAGGACGGGCTGCCAATGTAGAGGGTTTGAACCTGGAGCAGATGGGAGTCAAATACGATAAATACGGCGTGCATGTGGATGATTATTTACAAACCAGCAATCCCCAAATTCTGGCAGCGGGCGATATTTGCAAAGGTTATTGGAAATTCACCCATGCGGCGGAATCAGCAGCGGTAATTGTAATTAAAAATGCTTTGCTCTCACCCTTTGGCCTGACAAAGTATAAGGTTAGCGATCTAACTATGCCCTGGGTTACCTTCACCGATCCGGAGATCGCCCATGTGGGTATGTATGAACATGAGGCTCAGGAAAAAGGAATCTCAGTTAGCACGATCAAAGTGCCAATGGATACAGTCGATCGCGCGATCGCTGACAGTGAAACGGAAGGCTTTGTGAAGGTGCATCACAAAACTGGTAGCGATAAGATCCTGGGCGCTACGATTGTGGCTCCCCATGCTGGTGAAATGATCAGTGAAGTGACGATGGCGATGTATAACAAGATTGGCCTGAAGAAGATCGCCAGCGTGATTCATCCCTATCCGGTGCAAGCAGATGGAATCAAAAAGGCGGCGGCGGCTTACCGTAAAACCCTGGTTACGCCGATGGCGAAGAAGCTATTGAAGTTTATTAATAAGTTGAGTGGCTAG
- a CDS encoding TVP38/TMEM64 family protein translates to MLRSNQVIKKTNYADRFGLSRKRSPFRFKALKFSDPSILVALLVLGLGIALMFDAAPAMAQEAAESSGFNVRGSFIDALQWIKDQGATGGIVFMLLYIVATVAFLPGSILTLGAGVVFGVVLGSVYVFIGATIGATAAFLVGRYVARGWVAKKIEGNKKFKAIDEAVGREGLKIVLLTRLSPVFPFNLLNYAYGLTGVSLKDYVIGSVGMIPGTIMYVYLGSLVRNLAAIGTESQASDPRVTWAIRIIGFIATVAVTVVVTRVARKALSESVDGDLDAPNAEDEKNSVDSIEEIG, encoded by the coding sequence ATGCTAAGAAGCAATCAAGTCATCAAAAAAACTAATTATGCTGATCGGTTTGGCTTGTCCAGGAAGCGATCGCCATTTCGGTTCAAAGCGCTCAAATTCAGCGATCCGAGTATTTTAGTGGCTTTATTGGTGCTAGGGCTGGGAATTGCCTTGATGTTCGATGCAGCTCCAGCAATGGCGCAGGAAGCAGCCGAGAGTAGCGGCTTTAATGTCAGGGGTTCATTTATTGATGCATTGCAATGGATCAAAGACCAGGGGGCTACCGGCGGCATAGTGTTTATGCTGCTTTATATTGTGGCAACCGTAGCATTTTTACCTGGCTCGATCCTGACCCTGGGTGCAGGTGTGGTCTTTGGCGTGGTGCTAGGCTCGGTCTATGTATTTATTGGTGCCACGATCGGTGCGACGGCAGCCTTTCTGGTGGGGCGATATGTGGCAAGGGGTTGGGTTGCGAAAAAGATTGAGGGGAATAAGAAATTTAAAGCGATCGATGAAGCAGTAGGCCGAGAGGGACTGAAAATTGTTTTACTAACCCGCCTTTCGCCTGTATTTCCATTCAACCTGCTTAACTATGCCTATGGGCTGACCGGAGTATCGCTGAAAGACTATGTAATTGGTTCCGTGGGAATGATTCCCGGTACGATCATGTACGTTTATCTGGGTTCGTTGGTGAGAAATTTGGCAGCGATCGGCACGGAATCGCAAGCAAGTGATCCACGCGTTACCTGGGCGATTAGGATTATTGGTTTTATTGCTACAGTTGCGGTAACCGTGGTGGTTACTCGTGTGGCCCGTAAAGCTCTATCTGAATCTGTCGACGGCGATCTGGATGCACCCAATGCAGAAGATGAGAAGAATTCAGTGGATTCGATCGAAGAGATTGGCTAG
- a CDS encoding succinate dehydrogenase/fumarate reductase flavoprotein subunit: MIEHDVIIVGGGLAGSRAAVALAQNFPHLDVGLVSKVHPIRSHSVAAQGGIAASLRNLDEQDDWLTHAFDTIKGSDYLADQNAVEILTRDAPEVIIDLEHLGVLFSRFEDGRIAQRAFGGHTNRRTCYAADKTGHAILHELVSNLFRFGTKIYDEWYVMRLIYEEGEVKGLVAFCIETGEIEIMRAKAVMFATGGYGRVFNTTSNDFASTGDGLCLTALAGLPLQDMEFVQFHPTGLYPVGVLISEAVRGEGAYLINDHGDRFMANYPISKNKMELSPRDITSRNIMAEIAAGRGINGGQYVHLDVRHLGKERIESRIPFAREEGMRLLGIDCVDQPLPVRPTAHYSMGGIPVNIDCQAIDRHSQPISGFFAAGECACVSVHGANRLGSNSLLECIVFGKRAGEKLGDYVSDRPQPNLDARRYYAEAEAELKQVLNQSGEQSSYELRTRLQDTMTDHCGIYRDGDRLAAGLAKLQEIKHDYATKLNVSDRGMVFNMELTAALELRSLIHVGEIIMASALQRQESRGAHYRTDFTDRHDEKYLHHTLGYLADGQVGTSDRPVDLSLIAKDEQRFTPQERKY, from the coding sequence ATGATAGAACACGACGTAATCATAGTAGGCGGTGGTTTAGCGGGATCACGGGCGGCGGTGGCACTAGCCCAGAACTTTCCCCATTTAGATGTGGGGTTGGTGTCTAAGGTGCATCCGATCCGATCGCACTCGGTTGCAGCCCAGGGTGGGATCGCCGCATCCCTGCGTAACCTCGACGAGCAAGACGATTGGCTCACCCATGCCTTCGACACGATCAAAGGTTCCGACTACCTCGCCGATCAGAACGCAGTTGAGATTCTCACCAGGGATGCTCCCGAAGTAATTATTGACCTAGAACATTTGGGCGTATTGTTCTCCCGCTTCGAGGATGGACGCATTGCCCAGCGTGCCTTTGGTGGCCATACCAATCGCCGCACCTGCTATGCTGCTGACAAAACCGGCCATGCGATCTTGCATGAACTGGTTAGTAATCTATTCCGGTTCGGCACCAAGATCTATGACGAATGGTATGTGATGCGTTTGATCTATGAAGAAGGCGAAGTGAAAGGATTAGTTGCTTTCTGCATTGAAACAGGCGAGATCGAGATAATGCGCGCCAAAGCGGTGATGTTCGCCACTGGTGGCTATGGCCGGGTGTTTAATACTACCTCCAATGACTTCGCTTCCACGGGTGATGGGCTGTGCTTAACTGCCTTGGCGGGATTACCGCTTCAGGATATGGAGTTCGTGCAGTTCCATCCCACCGGGTTATATCCAGTGGGTGTGCTGATTTCCGAGGCAGTGCGCGGCGAGGGTGCATATTTAATCAATGATCATGGCGATCGCTTCATGGCCAACTATCCAATCAGTAAGAACAAAATGGAACTCTCTCCCAGGGATATTACCTCGCGCAATATTATGGCCGAGATCGCCGCAGGTCGAGGCATCAATGGTGGTCAATATGTGCATCTAGATGTCCGCCATCTGGGCAAAGAACGCATTGAATCTAGGATTCCCTTTGCCCGTGAAGAAGGAATGCGCCTGCTGGGGATCGATTGTGTCGATCAGCCTTTGCCCGTACGTCCTACTGCTCACTATTCGATGGGTGGGATTCCTGTAAATATAGATTGTCAGGCAATCGATCGCCATAGTCAACCGATCTCTGGGTTCTTTGCTGCTGGGGAATGTGCCTGTGTGTCGGTGCATGGTGCGAATCGACTTGGTTCTAATTCCTTGCTCGAATGTATCGTGTTTGGTAAGCGAGCGGGAGAGAAACTAGGTGATTATGTTAGCGATCGCCCTCAGCCAAATCTGGATGCACGGCGCTACTATGCTGAGGCCGAAGCGGAACTAAAGCAGGTACTCAATCAATCCGGTGAACAGAGCAGTTATGAACTTCGCACTCGTCTGCAAGATACTATGACCGATCATTGTGGCATTTATCGGGATGGCGATCGCCTTGCTGCTGGTCTGGCTAAGCTTCAGGAAATAAAGCATGACTATGCCACCAAGTTAAATGTTAGCGATCGGGGTATGGTCTTTAATATGGAGCTAACCGCTGCCTTGGAACTGCGGAGCCTAATCCATGTGGGTGAAATCATTATGGCTAGTGCATTGCAACGTCAGGAAAGTCGTGGTGCTCACTATCGCACTGACTTCACCGATCGCCATGACGAAAAGTATCTGCATCATACTCTGGGGTATCTGGCGGATGGCCAGGTGGGAACCAGCGATCGCCCAGTTGACCTCAGTTTGATTGCGAAAGATGAGCAGAGATTTACGCCACAGGAGCGCAAGTATTAA
- a CDS encoding TIGR02391 family protein translates to MAYNLSPSQKSFLEWIVKEINEGNQERDFFVIFSSNSYGDSVLQTLDYPDEIKEIDFNFLCDQGFLYCSDSRNAQVTQQAFDVINSNFKNEANSEKICNLTEGQKVLARWIIEKIRGEGLDETFYAEFGANVLKNKLQSLFSSRGEIKLTRVYYKHDFDALENNGLMFKINTVIPSMNNELLQYAIKERLYSAVDSGFKDLSLSAKKYLKRDLEGIEHFDQEIQDRCIPPLLADGSNPKNWDNAIRAAGVILEERLRDIGGFTNTNETGKPLVMKIFRQKDGTLANKFADDKERESYMHLYAGVVGVFRNPSAHRFIDPTPEEGGAYIAFVDLLLKKLEALR, encoded by the coding sequence ATGGCTTATAACTTATCGCCTTCTCAAAAAAGCTTTCTTGAGTGGATTGTTAAAGAAATAAATGAGGGTAACCAGGAGCGTGATTTTTTTGTGATTTTTTCATCCAATAGCTACGGGGATTCAGTATTACAGACGCTTGATTATCCTGATGAAATTAAAGAGATAGATTTTAACTTTCTTTGTGATCAAGGTTTTTTATATTGCTCTGACAGCCGCAATGCTCAAGTTACTCAACAGGCTTTTGATGTAATTAATTCAAATTTTAAAAACGAGGCTAACTCAGAAAAGATTTGCAACTTAACTGAAGGTCAGAAAGTTCTTGCTAGATGGATCATAGAGAAAATTAGAGGAGAAGGCTTAGATGAAACTTTTTATGCTGAGTTTGGGGCAAATGTATTAAAAAATAAACTTCAATCACTATTTTCTTCCAGAGGAGAGATAAAACTGACTAGAGTGTATTACAAACATGATTTTGATGCCCTAGAAAATAATGGATTAATGTTCAAGATTAATACAGTCATTCCATCCATGAATAATGAATTACTTCAGTACGCTATAAAAGAGCGGTTATATAGTGCTGTAGATTCTGGCTTTAAGGATCTAAGTTTATCCGCTAAAAAGTATCTTAAGCGTGATTTAGAAGGTATTGAACATTTTGATCAGGAGATTCAAGATCGATGTATTCCTCCTCTGTTAGCTGATGGCTCTAATCCAAAAAACTGGGATAATGCAATTCGTGCTGCAGGAGTTATACTTGAAGAAAGACTTAGAGATATAGGTGGTTTTACGAATACCAATGAAACTGGTAAGCCTCTGGTTATGAAAATCTTTAGGCAAAAAGATGGCACTCTTGCAAATAAATTTGCGGATGACAAAGAAAGAGAATCATATATGCATCTATATGCCGGAGTGGTCGGTGTTTTTAGGAATCCATCTGCTCATAGATTCATTGATCCTACTCCTGAAGAGGGCGGTGCATATATTGCCTTTGTTGATCTCTTACTCAAAAAACTAGAAGCTTTACGATAG
- a CDS encoding putative 2-dehydropantoate 2-reductase, whose amino-acid sequence MGQQSGLSYAVIGTGAIGGFYGALLQRAGCEVHFLLRSDYEYVQQHGLVVNSVYGDFTLPEVNAYCDASAIPRCDVAIAAIKATQNHILEDILPRIVKPNGTILLLQNGIGVEPQLAKLLPDHYILSGLCFICSNKVGMGHVHHLDYGDITIGAYADRYAPAGITKEMEAIASDFNIAGVPAKLTENLQLARWRKLVWNIPFNGLSVVLDAKTDAMMANDATRQLSADLMNEVLAAAAACDCQIPTEFVPQMIDFTTKMQPYLTSMKLDYDHKRSLEIEAIYANPLRLAKERGVAMPKTEMLYQQLYFLDRLNSKSK is encoded by the coding sequence GTGGGGCAACAAAGTGGTTTAAGCTATGCTGTGATTGGCACTGGAGCGATCGGCGGCTTCTATGGTGCGCTGCTCCAACGGGCAGGTTGTGAAGTTCATTTTTTGCTAAGGAGCGACTATGAATATGTTCAACAGCATGGTCTTGTGGTTAATTCCGTTTATGGGGATTTCACCTTACCAGAAGTGAATGCCTATTGTGATGCGTCTGCGATACCTAGATGCGATGTGGCGATCGCGGCGATTAAGGCCACCCAGAATCATATTTTAGAAGATATTCTGCCCAGAATCGTCAAGCCCAATGGGACTATTCTACTGCTCCAAAATGGGATCGGTGTGGAACCACAATTAGCGAAACTCCTGCCGGATCATTATATCCTTAGTGGCCTATGTTTTATTTGCTCCAATAAGGTGGGGATGGGGCATGTGCATCACCTTGACTATGGGGATATTACGATCGGAGCTTATGCCGATCGCTACGCGCCTGCGGGGATTACCAAAGAGATGGAAGCGATCGCCTCTGACTTTAATATTGCTGGCGTTCCTGCTAAGTTAACCGAAAACTTGCAACTAGCCCGGTGGCGCAAGCTGGTTTGGAATATTCCCTTTAATGGCTTGTCGGTGGTGTTGGATGCGAAGACTGATGCAATGATGGCGAATGATGCCACCAGGCAACTTTCAGCGGATTTGATGAATGAAGTGTTAGCAGCAGCGGCGGCTTGCGATTGTCAGATTCCGACTGAGTTCGTTCCCCAAATGATCGATTTCACTACCAAGATGCAACCCTATTTAACTAGTATGAAGCTGGATTATGATCATAAGCGATCGCTGGAGATCGAAGCGATCTATGCGAACCCATTGCGATTGGCAAAGGAACGCGGGGTAGCGATGCCGAAGACGGAGATGCTGTATCAACAGTTGTATTTTTTGGATCGGTTAAATTCTAAATCTAAGTAA
- a CDS encoding RNA pyrophosphohydrolase: MARSERTIYRKGVGMVIFNQAGKVLVGERSGVANGWQFPQGGIDDGEDPQATAIRELYEEVGINDAKLIHETEDWLGYDFPEDLELKGKWRKYLGQKQKWYLFYWNKPASECNLELHQREFDRVKYMPLEETATYIVAFKRGMYEQIIDRFRPLIDKYLSLSS, from the coding sequence ATGGCACGATCGGAACGAACTATCTATCGCAAGGGTGTAGGGATGGTGATATTTAATCAAGCAGGTAAAGTTCTCGTCGGCGAGCGCAGCGGTGTTGCCAATGGCTGGCAGTTCCCTCAAGGTGGAATCGATGATGGCGAAGATCCCCAGGCAACGGCAATCAGAGAACTCTATGAAGAAGTAGGAATCAATGACGCGAAGCTGATCCATGAAACAGAAGATTGGTTGGGCTATGATTTTCCGGAAGATCTAGAGCTGAAGGGTAAGTGGCGCAAGTATCTTGGCCAGAAGCAAAAATGGTATTTGTTCTATTGGAATAAGCCTGCTTCCGAATGCAACCTGGAATTACATCAGCGCGAGTTCGATCGCGTCAAATATATGCCATTAGAAGAAACAGCCACGTACATTGTGGCTTTCAAGCGAGGTATGTATGAACAGATTATCGATCGCTTTCGCCCTTTGATTGATAAATATCTAAGCTTGTCAAGCTAA
- a CDS encoding acetolactate synthase large subunit produces MNTAELLVRCLENEGVEYIFGLPGEENMEVLRALEHSSIKFITTRHEQGAAFMADVYGRLTGKPGVCLSTLGPGATNLMTGVADANLDCAPLIAITGQVGTDRMHIESHQYLDLVSMFTPVTKWNTQIVRSSNTPEIVRKAFKLAQAEKPGAVHIDLPENIAAMEAKGQPLTSDSNAKMYASSHSFGEAAMLIANAKSPLILAGNGAIRARASQALTEFATRLNIPVVNTFMGKGIIPYTHPLSLWTIGLQQRDIISCAFDQTDLVICVGYDLIEYSPKKWNQIGNIPIIHIGEGRAEVDSSYIPKVEVVGDISDALHEIARRAERNYAESGEATQLKAQIRADYEQYAHDEGFPVKPQKIVYDLRQVMAPEDIVISDVGAHKMWIARHYHCERPNTCLISNGFAAMGIAIPGALAAKLVYPDRKVVAATGDGGFMMNMQELETAVRVGTPFVTLVFNDGGYGLIEWKQHIHYDHSSFIEFNNPDFVKLAESMGLKGYRVESAIDLLPTLKEALEQDVPTIIDCPVDYSENLRFSRKADAQSCEI; encoded by the coding sequence ATGAATACGGCGGAATTACTAGTCAGGTGTTTGGAGAATGAGGGCGTAGAGTATATCTTTGGGCTGCCTGGCGAAGAAAATATGGAAGTGCTACGAGCCCTGGAACATTCCTCAATTAAGTTCATTACTACCCGTCATGAGCAGGGCGCAGCCTTCATGGCCGATGTCTATGGACGATTGACTGGTAAGCCTGGGGTTTGCCTTTCTACCCTGGGGCCAGGGGCGACAAATCTAATGACTGGGGTGGCCGATGCGAACCTTGATTGTGCACCATTGATCGCCATTACTGGACAGGTAGGAACCGATCGGATGCACATTGAATCCCATCAATATCTCGATCTGGTTTCGATGTTCACGCCGGTAACAAAATGGAATACTCAGATCGTGCGATCGAGCAATACACCGGAAATTGTGCGCAAAGCCTTTAAACTAGCTCAGGCTGAAAAGCCCGGTGCAGTTCACATTGATTTGCCAGAAAATATTGCCGCCATGGAAGCAAAGGGGCAGCCGCTCACTTCGGATAGTAATGCCAAGATGTATGCTTCTTCTCACAGTTTTGGGGAAGCAGCTATGTTGATCGCCAATGCCAAGAGCCCATTGATTCTAGCAGGGAATGGCGCGATCCGAGCCAGAGCCAGTCAAGCCTTAACTGAGTTTGCCACCCGCTTAAATATCCCGGTGGTTAATACTTTCATGGGGAAAGGTATCATTCCCTATACACATCCCCTATCACTATGGACGATCGGTTTGCAGCAGCGAGATATCATTAGTTGTGCCTTTGACCAAACTGACTTGGTGATATGTGTTGGCTATGATTTGATTGAATATTCCCCTAAAAAGTGGAACCAAATTGGTAACATTCCGATCATTCATATTGGTGAAGGTAGGGCGGAAGTAGATAGTAGTTATATTCCCAAAGTTGAAGTGGTCGGTGATATTTCCGATGCCCTCCATGAGATCGCCCGACGGGCAGAACGCAACTATGCGGAATCGGGTGAAGCGACCCAGCTAAAAGCACAGATTCGGGCAGACTATGAACAATATGCCCATGATGAAGGATTCCCTGTTAAACCACAAAAAATTGTCTATGATCTGCGCCAGGTAATGGCTCCCGAGGATATTGTGATCTCTGATGTGGGAGCCCATAAAATGTGGATCGCGCGGCATTATCATTGCGAACGCCCGAATACTTGCTTGATTTCCAATGGGTTTGCAGCGATGGGAATTGCGATCCCAGGGGCATTAGCAGCTAAATTGGTCTATCCCGATCGTAAGGTGGTAGCGGCTACGGGCGATGGTGGCTTCATGATGAATATGCAAGAGTTGGAAACGGCCGTAAGAGTAGGAACCCCCTTTGTAACTTTGGTATTCAATGATGGTGGTTATGGCTTGATCGAATGGAAGCAACATATCCACTATGACCATAGTTCGTTTATTGAATTCAATAATCCTGATTTCGTCAAGTTAGCTGAGAGCATGGGTTTGAAAGGCTATCGCGTCGAATCAGCGATTGATTTACTACCAACCCTCAAAGAAGCACTAGAACAGGATGTACCCACAATTATTGATTGTCCAGTGGATTATTCCGAGAATCTTCGCTTTAGCCGCAAAGCAGATGCCCAGAGCTGTGAGATTTAG
- a CDS encoding NAD-dependent succinate-semialdehyde dehydrogenase, with amino-acid sequence MAIATTNPTTGETLKTFTPATAAEIEQAIDRAAEAYGHYRHSEFSWRSQLMNRAADILDTNKKQYAQLMTLEMGKPIKSAIAEVEKCAWVCRYYAEHAEQFLADEVIETDASKSYVSYQPLGIVLAVMPWNFPFWQVFRFAAPTLMAGNVGLLKHASNVPQCALAIAEVFNEAGFPEAVFQTLLIGASQVAEVIEDDRVMAATLTGSEHAGASLAANAGKLIKKTLLELGGSDPYIVMPSAKLDDAVDVAVTARLLNNGQSCIAAKRFILDQEIAKNFTNKLLAKFKDLKIGDPMNENTNIGPLATPQILDDLDKQVSISINKGAKALIGGEKMGDRPGNFYPPTILTDIPFGSPAYGEELFGPVATVFVVENMHEAIALANSSEFGLGASAWTNDPIEQKHFIQDLQAGTVFINGMVKSDPRLPFGGIKKSGYGRELGKHGIHEFVNIKTVWLK; translated from the coding sequence ATGGCGATCGCAACCACCAACCCCACCACCGGGGAAACCCTGAAAACCTTCACCCCCGCCACCGCCGCCGAAATCGAGCAGGCGATCGATCGCGCCGCCGAAGCCTATGGTCACTATCGGCACAGTGAATTTTCCTGGCGATCGCAACTGATGAACCGCGCCGCCGACATCTTAGATACCAACAAAAAGCAATACGCCCAACTCATGACCCTGGAAATGGGCAAACCAATCAAATCCGCGATCGCCGAAGTCGAGAAATGCGCCTGGGTCTGTCGGTATTACGCCGAACATGCCGAGCAATTTTTGGCCGACGAAGTGATCGAAACCGATGCCAGCAAAAGCTATGTCAGCTATCAACCGTTGGGGATCGTGTTGGCCGTCATGCCCTGGAACTTCCCCTTCTGGCAAGTGTTCCGATTTGCTGCCCCTACCCTGATGGCGGGTAATGTCGGGTTGCTCAAACATGCCTCGAATGTGCCCCAATGCGCCCTGGCGATCGCTGAAGTGTTTAACGAAGCAGGCTTCCCAGAAGCGGTATTTCAAACCCTGTTGATTGGTGCAAGCCAGGTAGCAGAAGTGATCGAGGACGATCGGGTCATGGCCGCCACCCTGACCGGCAGTGAACATGCTGGCGCAAGTCTGGCCGCCAATGCTGGCAAATTAATCAAAAAAACCCTGCTGGAGTTGGGCGGTAGCGATCCTTATATTGTGATGCCCTCCGCCAAGCTGGATGATGCGGTGGATGTGGCTGTGACCGCCAGGTTATTAAATAATGGTCAATCCTGCATTGCCGCCAAGCGGTTTATTCTGGATCAAGAAATTGCCAAAAACTTTACCAATAAACTACTGGCCAAGTTTAAGGATCTCAAAATTGGCGATCCCATGAATGAAAATACCAACATTGGCCCTCTGGCCACGCCGCAAATTCTTGATGATCTCGATAAACAGGTGAGCATCTCGATCAACAAAGGTGCAAAGGCGCTGATTGGCGGTGAAAAGATGGGCGATCGACCTGGCAATTTTTATCCACCCACGATCCTGACCGATATTCCCTTTGGTAGCCCTGCCTATGGCGAAGAATTGTTTGGCCCCGTTGCCACTGTGTTTGTGGTGGAGAATATGCATGAGGCGATCGCCCTGGCGAATAGTTCTGAGTTTGGCCTGGGGGCAAGTGCCTGGACGAATGATCCGATCGAGCAAAAGCATTTTATTCAGGATCTACAAGCAGGCACAGTATTCATCAACGGCATGGTCAAGTCCGATCCCAGGTTGCCCTTTGGTGGCATCAAAAAATCTGGATATGGCCGCGAACTAGGTAAGCATGGTATTCATGAGTTTGTGAATATTAAGACGGTGTGGCTGAAGTAA